The following proteins are encoded in a genomic region of Haloarcula marina:
- a CDS encoding DUF4350 domain-containing protein → MDWTDYPAVALVCLLVVCNLALVVAMSTSGVAYGPYNSDWDGGTDLREVVSVTGADPEIGTSTSAYVDADANEVAFVLAPTESYGPTDVTRVRQFVSRGGTLIIASERANTTNELLAGLDTETRINGTTVLDDQTNYRNATLPRATNVSEHALVTDVEALTLNRGTVLDVPEREGPVQRIERPTVLVRTTSVAYLDRNGNGALDDNETIQSYPVAAVESVGTGRVIVVSDASVFTNTMLEREGNAAFARAVSQNATTALLDYSHRPPLPPLTYALLAVRATPLAQVVIALSLLGSVALWARRPTLELAELIDGDDPPAPDRTLTEAEVVAFVRERHPDWDRERVERVSQHIIRQRQDA, encoded by the coding sequence ATGGACTGGACCGACTACCCGGCTGTCGCGCTGGTGTGTCTGCTGGTCGTTTGCAATCTCGCCCTCGTGGTCGCGATGAGTACGTCGGGTGTCGCCTACGGCCCGTACAACTCAGATTGGGATGGAGGAACTGATCTCCGTGAGGTGGTCTCGGTGACCGGTGCCGATCCAGAAATCGGGACCAGCACTAGCGCCTATGTCGACGCCGACGCGAACGAGGTGGCGTTCGTGCTCGCGCCGACCGAATCCTATGGCCCGACTGACGTGACACGGGTTCGACAGTTCGTCTCGCGGGGTGGCACACTTATCATCGCGAGTGAACGCGCGAACACTACCAACGAACTGCTCGCGGGGCTCGACACTGAGACACGAATCAACGGCACGACGGTGCTTGACGACCAGACGAACTACCGGAACGCAACACTCCCCCGGGCGACGAACGTCTCGGAGCACGCACTCGTCACCGACGTTGAGGCGCTGACGCTCAATCGTGGAACCGTGCTCGACGTCCCGGAGCGAGAGGGACCGGTACAGCGCATCGAACGGCCGACAGTGCTCGTTCGTACGACATCGGTTGCGTATCTCGACCGGAACGGTAACGGGGCGCTTGATGACAACGAGACGATACAGTCGTACCCAGTCGCAGCTGTCGAGTCTGTCGGCACAGGGCGTGTTATCGTGGTGAGCGACGCCAGCGTCTTCACCAACACGATGCTCGAACGCGAGGGGAATGCGGCGTTCGCCCGAGCTGTGAGTCAGAATGCAACCACGGCACTACTGGATTACTCACACCGACCGCCGCTGCCGCCGCTGACGTACGCGCTACTGGCCGTCCGTGCAACACCGCTCGCACAGGTCGTCATCGCACTCTCGCTGCTCGGTAGTGTGGCACTCTGGGCCAGGCGCCCGACACTCGAACTCGCCGAACTAATCGATGGCGACGACCCACCGGCGCCCGACCGGACGCTCACCGAGGCAGAGGTCGTCGCGTTCGTCCGCGAGCGCCATCCCGACTGGGACCGCGAACGGGTCGAGCGCGTGTCGCAACACATTATACGCCAGCGACAGGATGCCTAA
- the aglF gene encoding UTP--glucose-1-phosphate uridylyltransferase AglF encodes MKAVVLAAGEGTRLRPLTEEKPKGMVEVAGKPILTHCFEQLIDLGADELLVVVGYKKQAIINHYEDEFDGVPITYTHQREQKGLAHALLTVEEHIDDDFMLMLGDNIFEANLQDVVNRQAEERADAAFLVEEVPWDEASRYGVCDTNKYGEITNVVEKPDDPPSNLVMTGFYTFTPAIFHACHLVQPSGRDEYEISDAIDLLLHSGRTIDAIRMDGWRNDIGYPEDRDTAEERLQGSVDPDLAADAIAADEE; translated from the coding sequence ATGAAAGCTGTCGTACTCGCCGCCGGAGAAGGGACCCGGCTTCGCCCGCTCACCGAGGAGAAACCGAAGGGGATGGTCGAAGTGGCCGGGAAACCCATCCTCACACACTGTTTCGAGCAGTTAATCGACCTCGGGGCGGACGAACTCCTCGTCGTCGTCGGCTACAAGAAACAGGCAATCATCAACCACTACGAGGACGAGTTCGACGGCGTCCCCATCACCTACACACACCAACGCGAGCAAAAGGGACTGGCCCACGCCCTGCTGACCGTCGAAGAGCACATCGACGACGACTTCATGCTGATGCTCGGCGACAACATCTTCGAGGCCAACCTCCAAGACGTGGTCAATCGGCAGGCCGAGGAGCGCGCCGACGCCGCCTTCCTCGTCGAGGAAGTCCCGTGGGACGAGGCCTCCCGCTACGGGGTCTGTGACACCAACAAGTACGGTGAGATAACCAACGTCGTCGAGAAACCCGACGACCCGCCCTCTAATCTGGTGATGACCGGCTTTTACACGTTCACGCCCGCTATCTTCCACGCGTGTCACCTCGTCCAGCCCTCCGGCCGCGACGAGTACGAGATTTCGGACGCCATCGACCTTCTCTTACACTCGGGCCGGACTATCGACGCCATCCGGATGGACGGCTGGCGCAACGACATCGGCTACCCAGAAGACCGCGACACCGCAGAGGAACGGCTACAGGGCAGCGTCGACCCCGACCTCGCGGCCGACGCCATCGCCGCCGACGAGGAGTAA
- a CDS encoding SDR family oxidoreductase → MNILVTGGAGFIGGHLAERFARDGHAVTVLDNFDPFYDLDIKHHNVETGREAADAGDGAYELVEGDVRDADLVADLVADADYVYHQAAQAGVRPSVENPRKYDEVNADGTLNLLDACRDEGIERFVMASSSSVYGVPQYLPYDEQHPTTPVSPYGASKLAAERYACSYGEVYDFSVVALRYFTVYGPRMRPNMAISNFVSRCMNGEPPIIYGDGKQTRDFTFIEDIVEANVTLLDEDAADGEAMNIGSTDNIEIKTLAEEIRDQLAPDLDLVYEERHDADAEHTHASTEKARDRIGYEADHTIREGVAKFIDWYRENREWYEPLVRRS, encoded by the coding sequence ATGAACATCCTCGTCACCGGTGGCGCTGGCTTCATCGGCGGCCACCTCGCCGAACGGTTCGCTCGCGACGGGCACGCGGTCACCGTCTTGGACAACTTCGACCCCTTCTACGACCTCGACATCAAGCACCACAACGTCGAGACCGGCCGTGAAGCCGCCGACGCTGGCGACGGCGCGTACGAACTCGTCGAAGGCGACGTTCGCGACGCCGACCTCGTCGCCGACCTCGTCGCCGACGCCGACTACGTCTACCATCAAGCCGCACAGGCGGGCGTCCGCCCGAGCGTCGAGAACCCCCGGAAGTACGACGAGGTCAACGCCGACGGCACGCTCAATCTGCTGGACGCCTGCCGCGACGAGGGCATCGAGCGGTTCGTGATGGCCTCCTCGTCGTCGGTGTACGGCGTCCCGCAGTACCTCCCCTACGACGAGCAACACCCGACGACGCCCGTCTCTCCCTACGGCGCGTCGAAACTCGCCGCCGAGCGCTACGCCTGCTCGTACGGCGAGGTGTACGACTTCTCCGTCGTCGCGCTGCGGTACTTCACGGTGTATGGTCCGCGGATGCGTCCGAACATGGCCATCTCGAACTTCGTCTCGCGGTGTATGAATGGCGAACCGCCGATTATCTACGGCGACGGGAAACAGACGCGTGACTTCACTTTCATCGAGGATATCGTCGAGGCGAACGTCACCCTCCTGGACGAAGACGCCGCCGACGGCGAGGCGATGAACATCGGGTCGACGGACAACATCGAAATCAAGACGCTCGCCGAGGAGATTCGCGACCAACTCGCGCCCGACCTAGACCTGGTCTACGAGGAGCGCCACGACGCCGACGCCGAACACACTCACGCCAGCACGGAGAAGGCGCGTGACCGCATCGGCTACGAGGCCGACCACACCATCCGAGAGGGCGTCGCGAAGTTCATCGACTGGTACCGGGAGAACCGCGAGTGGTACGAACCGCTGGTCCGGCGGTCCTGA
- a CDS encoding permease: protein MVTTLVSGVFEALRIGVGFLWTAAWAIVLGLFVTSFVQVYVSKERMATVLGEGDAGAIVKATAFGAASSGCSFGAVAIGKGLFKKGAHVVNVLAFMFASTNLIVELGLMIWLLLGWEFLVAELLGGLVLIVVMAVIVRLTLPDALFDRVREELTARDREAGVTVDPTCGLEGTEAYTLRTDGDETLQFCSAGCLETYRQEAASYGGWREELRSWGGWYKFGNQYRKEWSMIWTDIVAGFLISGFVIVFVPQSVWNALFIQGDGLFVTAENAVMGVAIAVVSFVGSMGNVPFAVALWGGGISFAGVIAFVYADLITVPVLNVYRKYYGWKVMLYILGVFFVTMAFTGFLMELLFDALGIVPNLAGGQTATEQTYFELNYTFYLNFVAFALSGFLLYVYRRGLGAPGKFRDPVCGMRTDETGPSVSRDETTYHFCSEYCKRRFESNAEEFEGAHPTVSESSGGTGHDHH from the coding sequence ATGGTCACCACACTCGTCAGCGGCGTCTTCGAGGCGCTCAGAATCGGTGTGGGATTCCTCTGGACGGCAGCGTGGGCCATCGTTCTCGGACTGTTCGTTACCAGTTTCGTGCAGGTGTACGTCTCGAAAGAGCGGATGGCGACTGTCCTCGGCGAGGGAGACGCTGGCGCCATCGTGAAGGCGACGGCGTTCGGCGCGGCCAGTAGCGGGTGCAGTTTCGGCGCCGTCGCCATCGGCAAGGGCCTGTTCAAGAAGGGTGCCCACGTCGTGAACGTCCTCGCGTTCATGTTCGCCTCAACGAACCTCATCGTCGAACTCGGCCTGATGATCTGGCTCCTACTGGGGTGGGAGTTCCTCGTCGCGGAACTGCTGGGTGGCCTCGTCCTCATCGTCGTGATGGCGGTCATCGTTCGTCTGACGCTTCCCGACGCGCTGTTCGACCGGGTGCGTGAGGAACTCACAGCGCGCGACCGAGAGGCGGGCGTCACCGTAGACCCGACCTGCGGACTAGAGGGCACCGAAGCGTACACGCTCAGGACAGACGGCGATGAGACGCTCCAGTTCTGCTCGGCGGGCTGTCTGGAGACCTATCGGCAGGAAGCAGCCAGCTATGGGGGGTGGCGTGAGGAACTGCGCTCGTGGGGCGGATGGTACAAATTCGGGAACCAGTACCGCAAGGAGTGGTCGATGATCTGGACGGATATCGTCGCGGGTTTCCTCATCTCCGGCTTCGTCATCGTGTTCGTTCCGCAGTCGGTGTGGAACGCGCTTTTCATACAGGGTGATGGTCTATTCGTGACCGCCGAGAATGCCGTTATGGGCGTCGCCATCGCCGTGGTGAGTTTCGTCGGGAGTATGGGTAACGTCCCGTTCGCGGTGGCGCTGTGGGGCGGCGGCATCAGTTTTGCGGGGGTCATTGCGTTCGTCTACGCCGACCTCATCACTGTGCCCGTCCTGAACGTCTACCGGAAGTACTACGGCTGGAAGGTGATGCTCTATATCCTCGGCGTGTTCTTCGTGACGATGGCGTTCACGGGGTTCCTCATGGAACTGCTGTTCGACGCCCTCGGAATCGTCCCGAACCTAGCGGGCGGGCAGACGGCGACCGAACAGACCTACTTCGAACTGAACTACACGTTCTACCTGAACTTCGTTGCGTTTGCCCTCTCCGGATTCCTGCTGTACGTCTACCGGCGTGGTCTCGGTGCCCCTGGGAAGTTCCGCGACCCAGTCTGTGGGATGCGTACCGACGAGACGGGGCCGAGTGTCTCTCGTGACGAGACGACCTACCACTTCTGCTCGGAATACTGCAAACGGCGGTTCGAGTCGAACGCAGAGGAGTTCGAGGGCGCGCATCCGACGGTATCGGAGTCCAGCGGTGGGACGGGCCACGACCACCACTGA
- a CDS encoding heavy-metal-associated domain-containing protein, producing the protein MPTTITVDGMSCGHCEQTVADAIEAVSGVTRVTVDRTAGTATVEGEADSKALAAAVEDAGYEASA; encoded by the coding sequence ATGCCGACCACCATCACCGTCGACGGGATGTCCTGCGGGCACTGCGAGCAGACAGTCGCCGATGCCATCGAGGCCGTCTCCGGGGTGACCCGCGTCACGGTCGACCGCACCGCCGGGACGGCGACGGTCGAAGGTGAGGCCGATTCGAAGGCCCTCGCGGCTGCCGTTGAGGACGCTGGGTACGAGGCCTCGGCTTGA
- a CDS encoding SHOCT domain-containing protein: MTWNDSLSSTLLIVLGAILLLPVLGMVVMMPMMGMWGWGHMADTGMWGTGGGSLIWMVMWLVPLAVLGGLGYLFYRVLGGTVDESADPALDELRLAYARGDLSDEEFERRRQRLTESE, translated from the coding sequence ATGACATGGAATGATTCCCTCTCCAGCACGCTATTGATCGTCCTCGGTGCCATCCTGCTCCTCCCGGTACTGGGGATGGTGGTGATGATGCCGATGATGGGGATGTGGGGCTGGGGCCACATGGCCGACACCGGGATGTGGGGTACCGGAGGCGGGTCGTTGATATGGATGGTGATGTGGCTCGTCCCGCTGGCCGTTCTCGGCGGCCTCGGCTACCTGTTCTACCGCGTCCTCGGCGGGACGGTCGACGAGTCCGCAGACCCTGCGCTCGACGAACTCCGCCTCGCCTACGCTCGCGGTGACCTCTCGGACGAGGAGTTCGAGCGCCGTCGGCAACGGCTCACCGAGTCGGAGTGA
- a CDS encoding heavy metal translocating P-type ATPase, translating into MAHDRASHADAEHAHHAHHERPTDRACPGCRVCDCYRTAADDLESDEHAGHADHTAGTPGDDGHGGGHDHGAMVDHSGHEAMFRRRFLVSFVLAIPVLYYSPSLQSWLGFTAIEFPGSEFIALVFGVLVFAYGGVPFLRMGAVEARNREPGMMLLISLAITVSFVYSLAVVVFGVGEPFFWELVTLIVIFLLGHWIEMRSVRQASGALDELADLLPDIAERVTESGDTEEVGVADLAAGDLVLVRPGANVPADGVVEDGESTVNEALVTGESAPVEKTSGDEVIGGTTNRSGSLRVRVTATGEETTLSGIMRLVEEAQQSRSRTQVLADRAAGWLFYGALGAAVVTAVAWTVAVGFGLTVVERVVAVLVIACPHALGLAVPLVVAINTSLAARNGILVRDRIAMEAARNLDIVVFDKTGTLTKGEQGVVEVATTEDWSEDDVVRLMAAAEGDSEHMIAAAIRDHAAERDLAVPEAHGFEALEGRGVRATVETDSALLGAEGGKAEETVFVGGPNLLRELDIDPEKAITSFAEEMGALGRGVVYLVHETRVVGAVALADVVREESRKAIDALHAMDIEVAMLTGDSEAVARAVAEDLGIDTYFAEVLPEDKDEKIVELQRAGQLVAMVGDGVNDAPALTRSDVGIAIGSGTDVAVESADVVLVENDPRDVVALIRLSKQSYRKMQENLVWAAGYNVFAVPLAAGILAPVGILLSPALGAVLMSASTVIVAVNAQLLRRADIRLQDGTEVAGRR; encoded by the coding sequence ATGGCTCACGACCGCGCCTCACACGCCGACGCGGAACACGCCCACCACGCCCATCACGAGCGGCCGACAGACCGAGCGTGCCCCGGGTGTCGGGTGTGTGACTGCTACCGCACGGCCGCCGACGACCTGGAGAGCGACGAGCATGCGGGACACGCCGACCACACGGCGGGTACCCCCGGGGACGACGGCCATGGTGGCGGCCACGACCACGGCGCGATGGTCGACCACTCCGGCCACGAGGCGATGTTCAGACGCCGGTTCCTCGTCTCGTTCGTACTGGCGATTCCCGTCCTCTACTACAGTCCGTCTCTCCAGTCATGGCTCGGATTCACCGCCATCGAATTCCCCGGGAGCGAGTTTATCGCCCTCGTCTTCGGCGTCCTCGTCTTCGCCTACGGCGGCGTCCCGTTCCTCCGGATGGGGGCTGTAGAAGCACGTAACCGCGAGCCGGGGATGATGTTGCTCATCTCGCTGGCCATCACCGTCTCGTTCGTCTACAGCCTTGCAGTCGTCGTGTTCGGCGTCGGTGAGCCGTTCTTCTGGGAACTGGTCACGCTCATCGTTATCTTCCTGCTCGGTCACTGGATAGAGATGCGGAGCGTCCGGCAAGCCTCGGGCGCACTCGACGAACTGGCCGACCTGCTGCCCGACATCGCAGAACGGGTGACCGAGTCGGGCGATACAGAGGAGGTGGGGGTCGCCGACCTCGCTGCGGGTGACCTCGTCCTCGTCCGGCCGGGGGCGAACGTCCCCGCTGACGGCGTCGTCGAAGACGGGGAGTCGACGGTCAACGAGGCGCTGGTCACCGGCGAGTCCGCACCCGTCGAGAAGACATCGGGTGACGAGGTTATCGGCGGGACGACCAACCGGAGCGGGAGTCTCCGGGTGAGGGTGACTGCGACCGGCGAGGAGACGACCCTCTCAGGTATCATGCGCCTCGTCGAGGAGGCACAGCAGAGTCGGTCACGGACGCAAGTGCTAGCCGACCGCGCGGCCGGGTGGCTGTTCTACGGGGCGCTCGGGGCGGCCGTCGTCACCGCCGTCGCGTGGACGGTCGCCGTCGGCTTCGGCCTCACCGTGGTCGAACGGGTGGTCGCCGTCCTCGTCATCGCCTGTCCGCACGCGCTCGGACTGGCCGTCCCGCTGGTCGTCGCGATCAACACCTCACTGGCTGCCCGCAACGGGATACTCGTCCGCGACCGCATCGCCATGGAGGCGGCTCGAAACCTCGACATCGTAGTCTTCGATAAGACCGGGACACTCACGAAAGGCGAACAGGGCGTCGTCGAGGTGGCGACGACCGAAGACTGGAGCGAGGACGACGTGGTGCGACTGATGGCCGCTGCTGAGGGCGACTCCGAACACATGATTGCGGCGGCCATCCGCGACCATGCAGCGGAACGCGACCTCGCCGTCCCGGAGGCGCACGGATTCGAGGCGCTGGAGGGGCGCGGCGTCCGCGCGACGGTCGAGACAGACTCTGCACTCCTTGGTGCTGAGGGGGGCAAGGCCGAGGAGACGGTGTTCGTCGGCGGCCCGAACCTGCTACGTGAATTGGACATCGACCCGGAGAAGGCCATCACGTCGTTCGCCGAGGAGATGGGAGCGCTCGGCCGCGGCGTCGTCTACCTCGTCCACGAGACACGAGTGGTCGGTGCCGTGGCACTCGCTGATGTCGTCCGCGAGGAGAGCCGAAAGGCCATCGATGCGCTTCACGCGATGGACATCGAGGTGGCGATGCTGACCGGTGACTCCGAGGCGGTCGCTCGCGCGGTAGCTGAGGACCTCGGTATCGACACGTACTTCGCCGAGGTGTTGCCCGAGGACAAGGACGAGAAGATCGTCGAGCTCCAGCGCGCCGGGCAGCTGGTGGCGATGGTCGGCGACGGCGTGAACGACGCGCCAGCGCTGACCCGTTCGGACGTAGGTATCGCTATCGGCTCCGGTACCGACGTGGCCGTCGAGTCCGCAGACGTCGTCCTCGTGGAGAATGACCCGCGAGACGTGGTAGCCCTCATACGTCTCAGCAAGCAGAGCTACCGCAAGATGCAGGAAAACCTCGTGTGGGCTGCTGGCTACAACGTGTTCGCAGTGCCGCTGGCCGCGGGTATCTTGGCCCCGGTGGGTATCCTTCTCTCGCCCGCGCTTGGCGCCGTTTTGATGTCTGCGAGTACGGTCATCGTAGCGGTGAACGCACAGCTCCTGCGACGGGCGGATATCCGACTGCAGGACGGGACAGAAGTCGCCGGTCGGCGATGA
- a CDS encoding metal-dependent hydrolase → MWPWGHAAVGYLLYALLVRSNGRTPAGSSVIALGLGTQFPDLVDKPLGWTLGLLPGGRSLAHSLLTLTVLAAVLWYVGHRYRRQDLTFPFLFGSVSHVLSDGLYAALEGNYGDLSYLLWPVLPVPEADVEQSFLAHFAELTLSSTVTFEIVLFVAATVIWVVDGAPGLWTLHAAGKEFATRLASDG, encoded by the coding sequence ATGTGGCCCTGGGGACACGCCGCCGTCGGATACCTCCTGTACGCACTCCTCGTCCGGTCGAACGGACGGACACCGGCCGGGTCGTCGGTCATCGCGCTGGGACTCGGGACGCAGTTTCCCGACCTCGTCGACAAACCGCTCGGGTGGACACTGGGCCTGTTGCCCGGCGGGCGCTCGCTGGCGCACTCGTTGCTGACCCTGACCGTCCTCGCGGCGGTCCTGTGGTACGTCGGCCATCGGTATCGACGGCAGGACCTCACGTTCCCCTTCCTTTTCGGAAGTGTCTCGCACGTCCTCTCGGACGGCCTGTACGCCGCTCTCGAAGGCAACTACGGCGACCTGTCCTACCTGCTGTGGCCGGTGTTACCGGTCCCGGAGGCAGACGTCGAACAGAGCTTTCTCGCCCACTTCGCGGAGTTGACCCTCAGTTCGACGGTCACCTTCGAGATAGTGCTGTTCGTCGCGGCAACGGTCATCTGGGTCGTCGACGGCGCACCCGGCCTCTGGACGCTCCACGCGGCCGGAAAGGAGTTCGCAACGCGGCTTGCCAGCGACGGGTAG
- a CDS encoding sugar transferase, protein MRSGWRYRLAGVGGAVLATMLAVAVAYSPPVQQFVTLLPVVGDLPIEAATGRELLFEGLTAATVVTLAFAPLYKPQPRRLLDTWMLGVQRTGIAVLALATVGYFDYTYQLPRATLLVASSVVVVALPLYFVGIRRRPTTGGRTVVVGNSPDRVATVLDDVEDDVLGYVAPSVVAAVRADERAVLGYTDGGRVEALDDIPCLGGLPKLDTILVEYDVETAVLAFGQPDRTAFFGALTVCYEHGVTAKAHRDHADAVLTRGIGGDRLVEIDLDPWDVQDRVFKRAFDILFAGVGLLLLSPLAAAIAAAVKLNDGGPVFYRQERTATLGETFTVAKFRTMIPDAERATGATISAADAGEVDPRVTNIGRLLRTTHLDEIPQLMAVLRGDMSVVGPRPERPELDADIEADLREWRSRWFVKPGLTGLAQIRGVTGHDPQRKLQLDIEYIRNQSVAFDVKIVVRQLYQVGNDAVGYLRRRVADVES, encoded by the coding sequence ATGAGAAGTGGGTGGCGTTACCGTCTCGCTGGCGTCGGCGGGGCGGTGCTGGCGACGATGCTCGCCGTAGCCGTCGCTTACTCGCCACCCGTCCAGCAGTTCGTGACGTTGCTCCCCGTCGTCGGTGACCTCCCTATCGAGGCCGCGACGGGACGAGAACTGCTGTTCGAAGGACTGACCGCGGCGACTGTCGTGACGCTGGCGTTCGCGCCGCTGTATAAGCCACAACCGCGCCGATTGCTGGATACGTGGATGCTCGGCGTCCAGCGGACCGGCATCGCCGTCCTCGCGCTGGCGACGGTCGGCTACTTCGATTACACCTATCAGCTACCGCGGGCCACGCTCCTCGTCGCGAGTTCGGTGGTCGTCGTCGCGTTACCGCTGTACTTCGTCGGTATCCGTCGTCGGCCGACGACCGGCGGGCGGACCGTCGTCGTCGGCAACAGTCCCGACCGGGTCGCAACCGTCCTCGACGACGTGGAAGACGACGTGCTCGGCTACGTCGCTCCCAGCGTCGTGGCGGCGGTGCGGGCCGACGAACGGGCCGTTCTCGGGTATACCGACGGGGGTCGCGTCGAAGCGCTGGACGACATCCCCTGCCTCGGTGGCCTGCCGAAACTGGACACCATCCTCGTCGAGTACGACGTGGAGACGGCGGTGTTGGCGTTCGGCCAACCCGACCGGACCGCCTTTTTCGGTGCGCTGACCGTCTGCTACGAACACGGCGTGACGGCGAAAGCTCACCGCGACCACGCCGACGCGGTGCTGACCCGGGGCATCGGCGGCGACCGACTGGTCGAAATCGACCTCGACCCGTGGGACGTACAAGACAGAGTGTTCAAACGCGCCTTCGACATCTTGTTCGCGGGCGTCGGCCTCCTCCTGTTGTCGCCCCTCGCCGCGGCAATCGCAGCGGCCGTCAAACTGAACGACGGCGGTCCGGTGTTCTACCGACAGGAGCGGACGGCGACGCTCGGCGAGACGTTCACCGTCGCGAAGTTCCGGACGATGATTCCCGACGCCGAGCGAGCGACGGGCGCGACCATCTCGGCGGCCGACGCGGGCGAGGTCGACCCCCGGGTGACCAATATCGGTCGCCTCCTCCGAACCACCCACTTAGACGAGATTCCGCAGTTGATGGCCGTCCTTCGGGGCGACATGAGCGTCGTCGGCCCGCGACCCGAACGCCCGGAACTCGACGCCGACATCGAAGCCGACCTGCGGGAGTGGCGCAGTCGCTGGTTCGTCAAACCGGGGCTGACCGGCCTCGCGCAGATACGCGGCGTCACCGGGCACGACCCGCAACGGAAACTCCAGTTGGACATCGAGTACATCCGCAACCAATCCGTCGCGTTCGACGTGAAAATCGTCGTCAGACAGCTGTATCAGGTGGGAAATGACGCTGTCGGCTACCTTCGTCGGCGAGTCGCCGATGTGGAAAGCTAG
- a CDS encoding DUF4330 family protein, giving the protein MTDTDGPGRVIDGEGRLFGVINVVDALVVAVLLSAVLAGAGLVLGGPDNSSPDEPTRYATFAYAVPLPSDATGLETGDTLDAAPAGDPMDVVAVTRSVTPDGEAYLVARVAYTGDLSGEWVWGDGLLRDQQRPLYGGDETEVMTHGHRTRADILAIDQTDTALPTTRVGVTIAVNESVADSVAPGTDVRVSGDHVATIERIADEPTDDGTREISLELTAWNRSGTPWFGGRALRVDNRIAVVTDDAVLAGRLQRVGTANTSQG; this is encoded by the coding sequence ATGACCGATACCGACGGCCCTGGACGCGTCATCGACGGCGAGGGCCGGCTGTTCGGTGTCATCAACGTCGTCGACGCTCTGGTCGTGGCCGTCCTCTTATCGGCCGTTCTCGCCGGGGCGGGACTCGTTCTCGGCGGGCCCGATAATTCCTCCCCGGACGAGCCAACCCGCTACGCGACCTTCGCGTATGCGGTCCCACTACCGAGCGACGCTACGGGCCTCGAAACGGGTGATACTCTCGACGCCGCACCCGCTGGCGACCCGATGGACGTGGTGGCCGTTACCCGGAGCGTCACGCCGGACGGCGAGGCCTACCTCGTTGCCCGCGTCGCGTACACCGGCGACCTCTCCGGCGAGTGGGTGTGGGGCGACGGCCTCCTCCGAGACCAGCAGCGCCCGTTGTACGGTGGCGACGAGACGGAAGTGATGACCCACGGACACCGAACCCGTGCCGACATCCTCGCTATCGACCAGACGGACACGGCGCTCCCGACCACCCGCGTCGGCGTCACTATCGCCGTGAACGAGAGCGTCGCGGACTCGGTCGCACCCGGAACGGACGTGCGTGTCAGCGGCGACCACGTCGCGACCATCGAGCGTATCGCCGACGAACCGACCGACGACGGCACGCGCGAAATCTCCCTCGAACTCACGGCGTGGAACCGAAGCGGGACGCCGTGGTTCGGCGGACGGGCGCTCCGCGTCGACAACCGCATCGCCGTCGTCACCGACGACGCCGTCCTCGCGGGTCGTCTCCAGCGAGTCGGGACGGCCAACACTTCACAGGGATGA